GCAGCGCGACGATCTCCGCGGCGCTCCGCGCGTCGTTCTGCTGGATGGAAGGGCGGAGCACGCGGCCCGCGTCGTCGAGGCAGATGAGGGCCGGCACCATCCCGCTCACTCCCACCATGCCGACGGCGTGGAGGGCCGTCTCGGCGCCGAGGCGGCGCACCGCCTCGACCGCGTTCGTCCACCAGCGCTCGGGGTCGCCCTCGGCCCAGCCGGGACGCGGCGCGAAGCCGTCGTGGGCGACGCTGGTGGTGGCCACGGCGCGGCCGCCCTCGTCGAGGACGATGGCCTTGACCGCGGTGGTGCCGATGTCGAGCCCGAGAACGCGCGCGTTCACGGGGCGGCAGTGTCCGCCGGGATCCGGCCGGCGTCAAGCCACGCGACGCGAGGCGCGACTAGCTCTGGCGATCGCGGTCCGGGCGGCCCCGACCGGGACCGCCACGATCGGCCCCGCGGTCCGGGGCGCCGCGCTCGCCCGGCGCGTCGCGGCGCGAAGCCGGCTGCACGCGTTCGGGCACGCGCTCCTGACGAGGCGCCTCGATGCGCGCGCGCGGCGCCTCCTGCTGTGGCGGCTGGATACGCGCCCGCGGCGGCTCTTGACGCTGCTGCCGCTCGGAGCGCTGATCCTGGCGCTGCTGCTGCTGGCCCGGTTGAGGCGCCCCGCCCGGCTGCTGCTGGATACTGGGCGGGGCCTGCGGCATGGGCACTGGCTGGCGCGGCGGCGCGGACTGACGCGGCTCGGGGCGACCCTGGTCCCGCTCACGCGGCGCCTGTCCGGGGGCGTTCACTGCCGGGGGTGCCGGCGGCACCGGCGGCGGCGCCACGCGCGGGGCCTGGCCAGGGGACGGGCTGGCCGGCGGCGTGGTCACGCGCGGGGCCTGGCCGTGCGGCGGCGCACCACCAGGAGTCGAGGGTGGGGGCGGCGGCGTGCTCCGTTCCACGTCGCGGCCCTGCTGGCGCTCGCGTCGTGGCGACTCTCCACGCTGTCCGTTCTCCTGGCGCGGACCCGACTCCGGGGTCGTCACGCGCGGCTGCGCGGGCGTCCCGGGTTGCGTGACGCTGCCGGGTTGCGGCGGCGTCGTGGCGCGCGGGTGGGCGGGCGCCCCGCCCGGTTGATTCGGCGTGGTGGCACGCGGGTGGGCGGGCGCCCCGCCCGGTTGATTCGGCGTGGTGGCACGCGGCGCCTGCGTGGCGTTCGGCGCGCCGCCGCCAGGCTCACCGGGCTCTCGCCGCGCGGACTGGCGTGGCGCTGGCACGATGCGCGGCGGCGCGGCGGCCTCGGCCGAGGGCCGCGCGCTGGTCAGGCCTTCGGCCCGTAGGGTGGGCGTCACGTCGCGCGGCGCGCGCGTGGCGACCACCGGGCGAGTCTCCATCGCGGCCGGCGGGCGCGGCGCGGAGCCGTTGGCCGGCGCCACGCTCGCGGCCACCGGGCGCACGTCGACGGCGCCCCGTACGGGCTGGAGCTCGCGCGCCTGGGTCGCGTTCACGCGCTCCACCCGGGCCGCGCCACGACCGAACTGATCGGACCGCACGCCCACCACCGCGTTGTTCACGGTCACGTTGCGGTACACGTTGATGTTGGTCACGTTCACGGTGGTGTTGCGATTCACCACGACGTTATTGACCACGCGGGGACCGCCCCAGCCGCGCCAGGTGGCGACGCCCACGAAGCCCGGCCGTCCCCACCACGGGACGATCGGCTCGCCCCAGGCCAGCGGCGCCCAGCACACGGGCCGCCCGAAGGACAGCGTCACGCCGCCGAGGAAGACGACGAGCGCCGGCGCCCACACCGGCCGCACGACGATCGGCCCCGGCGCCCACGCCCAGAAGTTGTTGACGAAGACCCAACGCCCGTAGTGGTACGGCGCCCAGCCCCACGGCGCGGTGTCGAGCCAGGTCCAGCCGAAGCGCGGGTCCCAGATCCAGCGGCCGGTGCTGTACGGCACCCAACCCGACGGCACTCCGCTCGGCACCCACACCGAGCCATAGGTCTCGACGGTGCGCCACGAGCCGTTGCGATCCAGCTCCTCGGCGCCGTAGACGCCGTTGCCGACGTGCTGCGTGCTTGCGGGCTGAATCATGTAGTCGGTGCGCTGGTAGTTCCAGCGATCCCACGTGGTGAGCTGGGGCGCGCCGCCCGTCTCCACCTGCGCGGTCTCGGTGCCCACCAGCCGCACTTCCTGGTTGTTGGCCACCGGCGTGGCCGCGCCGCCGGCGGGCGTCACGGTGGCGGAGCCGCTGCGATACGCGCGGAAGGTGGTGGTGTCGCCGTTGACGTCGAGCGGATAGTAGCCGGCCTTCTCGACCGTGAAGGCGCCGCCCGGCGTGGCCAGCTCCACGGTATGGCCGGGGGGCAGATCGCGGACGTCGAGCGCACCGTGTCCCGCGGTCACGCGGAACTGCACGAAGTCCGGCTCCTGGTTATCGAGGCTCACATGGGTGCCGGGGGCGGCGCGCATGAACGCGCGCGAGTCGAGCTGCAGCTCGACGGTGCCGCCGTTGCCCGTATAGAGGACGTCACCGGGGGCGAGCGGCGTATTCATGGCCGCGGGCGCCCAGTCGGTCGCGCCGGGACGCCAGAACGACACCTCCCCGTCGAGATAGCTGATGCGGATCGGCGTCACGTCCGCCGGCGTGGTCGCGGTCTCGGTCGTCTGCGCCTGGGCGCCCGGGGCGGGCGGGGGTGGCGGAGTGGTCGCGTCGGGGGCCGCCGCCGGAGGCGGAGGCGGCGGGGGAGGCGGAGGGGCCTGGGCAGTGGCCAGCCCAGGGGCAAGCCCTGGAATGACCATGACCACCACCAACAGTGCCGCCAGAACGCGTTTCGTTGCCATGGAGTCTCCTCGAGGCCGATCCGGGGCCTCTATCCACCTGACGTAACGGCTCTGACGTTTGTTTACTGGAACGGTATGACCTTCCGCCGAGTTATGCTCCCCCGGTGACCCTTCGCTGGGCAATGCTCGGCGTCATCTTTCTCACCCGTCTTTCCATGGGTATCCAGTTTCAGGCCATCGCCTCCGTCGCGCCACTCCTCGTCGGCGACCTCCGCATCAGCTACGGGCAGGTCGGCTGGCTCATGGGGCTGTTCATGCTTCCGGGCGCGGTCATTTCCTATCCCGGCGGCATGCTGGGCCGGCGCTTCGGCGAACGGCGTCTGGTGTTGCTGGGCCTGGCGCTGATGACCCTGGGCGGCCTCGCCACGGCGTCGAGCCATGGGTTCTCCCTCGCGGCCGTGGGCCGCGTCGTCAGCGGCACGGGCGGCGTGCTCCTGAACGTGATGCTCACGAAAATGGTCGCGGACTGGTTCGCCGGCCGCGAGCTCGCCACCGCGATGAGCGTGATGCTGACGTCGTGGCCGATGGGTATCGGCGTCGCGCTCGCGACGCTGGGCTCGCTGGCTGCCGCCACGTCGTGGCGCGTCGCGGGTCACGTGACCGTGCTCTTCATCGTCCTGGCCTTCGTGCTGATGCTCACGGTCTACCGCGATCCCCCGGGGCGCGAGACCGCGGCGCCCGTGGGCGCTGCGCTCCGCCCGCGCGAGCTCCGGCTCGCCATCCTCGCGGGGCTCGTCTGGGGGGTCTTCAACGCGAGCTACATCGTGTTCCTGAGCTTCACGCCGGGCTTCCTCGTGTCGAGGGGCCTCGCGGTGGGCACGGCGGGCGCGGTAACCAGCCTCGCCATCTGGGTCACACTGGCATCGGTGCCGCTGGGGGGCTTGCTCGCCGATCGCATGCGGCACCCCGACCGGCTCACCGTGGTCGGCTCGCTGCTGGCCATGGGCGCCATCGTGGCGCTGCCCTACACGGGAATGCCCGCCCTCACGTGCTTCCTGGTCGGCGTGCTGGCGGGCGCCCCACCAGGCGCGGTGATGACACTCCTGCCGAAGGCGCTGCCGCCCGCCGCGCTCGCGACCGGGCTCGGCGTCTACTACACGGTGTTCTACGCGGCGATGACGGTGGCGCCCGGGCTGGCGGGCATGCTGCGCGACTACACGGGCAGCGCATCGGCGCCGATCACGTTCGCGGGAATCTCGATCGCCGCGCCTATCCTGGCCCTCGCCGCCTTCCGGCGGCTCGAGCGCGGCTAGGGCGCCGCGGGCTCCGTTCGTCGACCGCTCTGCGCGCGGGCTCAGTCCTCGAGGGGACGAGCGCGGCGCGGGCGCGCGCGCCGCACGGGCTCGCGCTCCGCGCGGTGCAGCAGCTCGCACCAGGCCCGGTTGCCGTCGCCGCCGGCTTCGGCGCTCCCGAACAGGGTGCCGTTCGACGAGACCAGCGCGTCGTCCGCCCCCTCGCGCGCGGGCAGATGATCGTCGCACCATTGCACGTCGAGGACTTCGAGCAGGCTGTCGGCAAACGGCTCACAGCCGGGGCAATAGGAACGAGCGACAGGGGCCTTCTCAGGCGGGATGTCTGTCACGACCCGGGCCTCGAAATCTCCCGAAGACGTTAACCATCTGTGCGACTCATGCTAGCAGGCGGTCTTCACTAGTCAAAAGAAAATGGTAGGCTCGCGCCATGGCCACCCCTGACATCCTCCCGTTCGCCAGCGTACGAGGCTCCTGGGGCGCGATGGGCGAGCAAGTCGGCCAGATCTTCGCCCCGCTCATCGGCGACCATCTCGACGCCTGGATCGCCCACGTCACGCACGAGACCGGCACGCCGCGCCACGCGGTGGTGGCCGCAGCCCGGCCCTACGCCGAGCCCATCCAGGCCCACGCGCCCTTCCTATGGGAAGAACTCGAGGGCATGGCTCGGGGATCCGGGATCCCACTGGACGAGCTGCTCGTGCTGCAGGCGCGCGCCGAGGTGCTGCGCGCCAAGCGGCCGCCCAAGGCACCGCCCGTCGAGCCTCCGGCCGAGTGCACCACCTTCGCGCTGAGTGGCCATCGCGCCGAGGGCGGCCATGTCCTCTTCGGCCAGAACGTGGACCTGACCCCGTTCCTCGAGGCGTACGGCGTGATCGTCCGGCAGCACCCGAGAGAGGCGCCCGCCACGCTCATGTACACGACGGCAGGCCTCCTCGGGCACAACGGCCTGAACGAGGCCGGCGTGGGCGTCTGCGCCAACTTCGTGGACGACCCGACCGGCTGGGGCGAGGGGCTCCCGCGCTATCTCCTCTCGCGTCTGGCCCTCCGCGAGGAGAGCGCGGAGGCCGCCCTCGCCGCCGCGATGCGGCCGCCCCGCGCGGCCTCGCGCAATCTGCTCGTGGCCGACGCCCGCGGCGAGCTGCTGGATGCCGAGCTGTTGCGCAAGGAGGCGGGGATCATCCGCGGGCGGGACGGGCTGCTCGTGCACGCCAATCACCTGGAGGCGCCCGAGCTTCAGGGTTATGAGACGCCCAGCGAGAACTCCCTCCGCCGCCGTGAGCGCCTGGAGTCCCTTCTCACGGCGGGCGCCGACCCTCTCGATGTCGCCGACGTGCGGCAGGTCTATCGCGATCACGCGAACGCGCCGCACAGCCTCTGCGCGCACCCCTTCCCCGGACGCAACGTGCAAACCGTGGTCTCGGTGATCGGCGATCTCGGCCGCCTCGAGCTTCACGCGGCCAAGGGCGCCCCCTGCCGGGCCGTCTATGCCACCTACACCGTCGCCACGTGCCAGACCGGCGCGCTCTCGGTGACGGTGCGCGACGAGTACCAGCCCGCCGACGTCTGATGCGCGTGCTCAGCGCGCTGCCTCAGCACGACCTCACCGAGGTGCCGGCGGCGGCGCGCGCCGCCGAGGAAGCCGGCTACGACGGCCTCCTCACCATGGAGAACCAGAACGAGCCCTTCCTGGCGCTCGCGGTGGCCGCGGTGAGCACGCGCCGGGTGACGCTCGGCACCGCGGTGGCGATCGCGTTCCCGCGGAGCCCGATGGTGGTGGCGAACGCGTCGTGGGATCTCCAGATCGCCTCGCGCGGCCGCTTCGTGCTCGGTCTGGGTCCACAGATCCGCGCCCACAACGAGCGGCGCTTCTCCGTGCCGTGGAGCCCGCCGGTGCCGCGGCTGCGCGAATACGTGCAGGCCCTCCGCGCGATCTGGCGGGCCTGGGAGCAGGGTGGACCGCTCCGCTTCGAAGGCCAACACTACCGCTTCACGCTGATGACGCCCAACTTCACCCCGCGTTCGATGGGCCAGCCCATGGTGCCGGTCACCATCGCCGCGGTCGGGCCGCACGCGCTGCGGCTGGCCGGGGAGGTGGCGGACGGCGTGCGTCTCCACGGCTTCTGCACGCGCACGTATCTCGACGAGGCGGTGCTCCCGCGGCTCCAGGAGGGCATGAGCGCGAGCGGGCGCAAGCGCGAGCACTTCGAGATCTCGGGCGGCGGCTTCATCGCCACGGGTCCGGACGCCGCCGCGGTGGCCAAGGCCTTCGAGTGGGTGCGCTATCGCGTGGCGTTCTACGCCTCGACGCCGGCCTACTGGCCGGTGCTGGCGCCCCACGGTCTCGAGGACCTGGGCGCCAAGCTCAACACCATGACCAAGGCCGGTCAGTGGGACCGCATCGCCGCCGAGGTTCCGGACGACGTCGTGCACCTCTTCGCCGCCGTCGGGACGCACGCCGAGCTCACCGCGGCGATCGCCCGGCGCTTTGGCGGGGTCGCCGACGGCGTCTATGCCCGCGCCGCAGAAGGGGACGCCGCCTTCCTGCCCCCTGACCTCCTCCAGGACATTCGCCGCATTCCCAGTCCCTTCCAGGGGCATCGGACGAGCTGGAGCGCCTGATCCGTGCATAGCGCGACGCTTCACTGGGCATCCATCCACCCGGCGTGGGGCGTAGGACCGGGTGAGGCCATGGACACCATGCCGGCGCCCGCCACGTTCGACCTCGACACCTGGGTGAGCCGCTCGGGCGCGCTGGATCTCGAGGCGGTACCCTGGGGGGACGTGGCGCGTTATCCGCTGGCCTCTGACGCGGTCCGCGCCCTCCGCTACATGCAAGACGTCGAGAGCCACACGATCATCTATCTGCGCTCGCTCCTGGCCACCCGCGCCATCGACGATCCCGAGGTGGCCACGTTCCTCGCGTGCTGGCTCCACGAGGAGACCTTCCACGGGCTGGCGCTCGCGCGCTTCCTGGAGGCCGCGGGCTATCGCGTGGATCCGCGCCCTCAGGGCCGGAGCCGTGAGCCCCTTCTGAAACGTCTCGAGTCCGCCGCCACCGCGATCCTGTCTCGGGCGTGGCCGGACTTCTGCGCGGTGCACATGACGTGGGGCGCCATCAACGAGCTGACCACACTGACCGGCTATCGCCGGCTGGCCGCGGTGGCCGGCCACCCCGTCCTGTCCGAGCTCCTGCGTCGAATCACCGCTGACGAGTCCCGGCACTTCTTCTTCTACTATCGCCAGG
Above is a window of Candidatus Methylomirabilota bacterium DNA encoding:
- a CDS encoding DUF6600 domain-containing protein yields the protein MATKRVLAALLVVVMVIPGLAPGLATAQAPPPPPPPPPPAAAPDATTPPPPPAPGAQAQTTETATTPADVTPIRISYLDGEVSFWRPGATDWAPAAMNTPLAPGDVLYTGNGGTVELQLDSRAFMRAAPGTHVSLDNQEPDFVQFRVTAGHGALDVRDLPPGHTVELATPGGAFTVEKAGYYPLDVNGDTTTFRAYRSGSATVTPAGGAATPVANNQEVRLVGTETAQVETGGAPQLTTWDRWNYQRTDYMIQPASTQHVGNGVYGAEELDRNGSWRTVETYGSVWVPSGVPSGWVPYSTGRWIWDPRFGWTWLDTAPWGWAPYHYGRWVFVNNFWAWAPGPIVVRPVWAPALVVFLGGVTLSFGRPVCWAPLAWGEPIVPWWGRPGFVGVATWRGWGGPRVVNNVVVNRNTTVNVTNINVYRNVTVNNAVVGVRSDQFGRGAARVERVNATQARELQPVRGAVDVRPVAASVAPANGSAPRPPAAMETRPVVATRAPRDVTPTLRAEGLTSARPSAEAAAPPRIVPAPRQSARREPGEPGGGAPNATQAPRATTPNQPGGAPAHPRATTPNQPGGAPAHPRATTPPQPGSVTQPGTPAQPRVTTPESGPRQENGQRGESPRRERQQGRDVERSTPPPPPSTPGGAPPHGQAPRVTTPPASPSPGQAPRVAPPPVPPAPPAVNAPGQAPRERDQGRPEPRQSAPPRQPVPMPQAPPSIQQQPGGAPQPGQQQQRQDQRSERQQRQEPPRARIQPPQQEAPRARIEAPRQERVPERVQPASRRDAPGERGAPDRGADRGGPGRGRPDRDRQS
- a CDS encoding MFS transporter; the encoded protein is MTLRWAMLGVIFLTRLSMGIQFQAIASVAPLLVGDLRISYGQVGWLMGLFMLPGAVISYPGGMLGRRFGERRLVLLGLALMTLGGLATASSHGFSLAAVGRVVSGTGGVLLNVMLTKMVADWFAGRELATAMSVMLTSWPMGIGVALATLGSLAAATSWRVAGHVTVLFIVLAFVLMLTVYRDPPGRETAAPVGAALRPRELRLAILAGLVWGVFNASYIVFLSFTPGFLVSRGLAVGTAGAVTSLAIWVTLASVPLGGLLADRMRHPDRLTVVGSLLAMGAIVALPYTGMPALTCFLVGVLAGAPPGAVMTLLPKALPPAALATGLGVYYTVFYAAMTVAPGLAGMLRDYTGSASAPITFAGISIAAPILALAAFRRLERG
- a CDS encoding C45 family peptidase; this translates as MATPDILPFASVRGSWGAMGEQVGQIFAPLIGDHLDAWIAHVTHETGTPRHAVVAAARPYAEPIQAHAPFLWEELEGMARGSGIPLDELLVLQARAEVLRAKRPPKAPPVEPPAECTTFALSGHRAEGGHVLFGQNVDLTPFLEAYGVIVRQHPREAPATLMYTTAGLLGHNGLNEAGVGVCANFVDDPTGWGEGLPRYLLSRLALREESAEAALAAAMRPPRAASRNLLVADARGELLDAELLRKEAGIIRGRDGLLVHANHLEAPELQGYETPSENSLRRRERLESLLTAGADPLDVADVRQVYRDHANAPHSLCAHPFPGRNVQTVVSVIGDLGRLELHAAKGAPCRAVYATYTVATCQTGALSVTVRDEYQPADV
- a CDS encoding TIGR03617 family F420-dependent LLM class oxidoreductase, encoding MRVLSALPQHDLTEVPAAARAAEEAGYDGLLTMENQNEPFLALAVAAVSTRRVTLGTAVAIAFPRSPMVVANASWDLQIASRGRFVLGLGPQIRAHNERRFSVPWSPPVPRLREYVQALRAIWRAWEQGGPLRFEGQHYRFTLMTPNFTPRSMGQPMVPVTIAAVGPHALRLAGEVADGVRLHGFCTRTYLDEAVLPRLQEGMSASGRKREHFEISGGGFIATGPDAAAVAKAFEWVRYRVAFYASTPAYWPVLAPHGLEDLGAKLNTMTKAGQWDRIAAEVPDDVVHLFAAVGTHAELTAAIARRFGGVADGVYARAAEGDAAFLPPDLLQDIRRIPSPFQGHRTSWSA
- a CDS encoding acyl-ACP desaturase, yielding MDTMPAPATFDLDTWVSRSGALDLEAVPWGDVARYPLASDAVRALRYMQDVESHTIIYLRSLLATRAIDDPEVATFLACWLHEETFHGLALARFLEAAGYRVDPRPQGRSREPLLKRLESAATAILSRAWPDFCAVHMTWGAINELTTLTGYRRLAAVAGHPVLSELLRRITADESRHFFFYYRQADIRLRRPGAARIARLLVDCFWAPVGSGVQPREEIEFLAGYLFGGDEGRAAARKVDDTIRRLPGFASVQLLEAWIHNEASRRDQAGHRAPASLQGDRHDHRDH